tcctcgcttgattttttgttttggtgcattattttcgcttttcttagtgtcagtgaagtgatcatgaacttccgtttttcggaggctgtctttgaacgccactcgagttgaacgagaagagagaaggcacgcaacgcagtcggacgcagacgtgtctgtttgTCGacactgttaaaagcataaataaagtgtacgttttaaaaaaacaacaccacagctctccttttatGGAGCTGCaacatatatctatatctagtTGATCTGTGTTAGCCTacgatcaaaatctttttccattttcaaacattttttataaagctccagggagccactagatgtcgctaaagagcgcCGACCTCGTAGCTTGCTGAAAGAAAAcctccaagggaaaaaaaaattctcacatgTTTTGTCATGGTCGGAGAAAGTCCCTCTTTCCCCCAGTCTTACTCTGTAGTTGTATGTCAGTAATGATGATGTCATGGCTCACAGCCTTACACATGTCGTAAATGGTCAGCGCTGCTATGGAGACCGCAGTCAAAGCCTCCATCTCGACACCTGTCCTGCCAGTGGTGCGACATGTTGCCGAGACGTCCACAGCGTTGCGCTGCTCGTCCAGGTCCAGGGTGACCGAGATGCTGTCTAAAGGGAGCGGGTGACAGAGCGGGATGAGGGCCGAGGTCTGTTTGGAGCCCATGATGCCGGCCAACTGGGCCACCGCCATGGCGTTGCCTTTAGCCAGCTGGTTTTTCTGCAGCAGCCCAAAGGCAATGGGGCCCAAAAGGACGGTGGCGCGGGCCTTGGCTGCTCGACGTGTTGGGGTTTTATTGCCAACATCCACCATCCTTGCTCGGCCTTGGGCGTCTGTGTGCGTCAGGCGGTCTTCTGGGGTACCGTCCAGGTGAGGGCCACAAGGCTCACTCGTAGACAGTGAGATGTGGGGATCTTGGCTGGAAGTGTCGTTGTGATATTGTCTCACGCTGTGTTGCGTACAGATGACTTTGGCCTTCATCAGTAAGTGTCCGGGTAGGTGTCTCAGACGATCATTTGTTTGGGGTTTGGTGTGATCATGGGGGGTTTGACCGTCCTTGAAGTCATACGAGTGCTGTTCTACTTTGATAAAGGGTTCTGTCTGTTTCTTTACATTGAGATGAGAGCTGCCACTCACTTCGTTTGTTGAGCAGCGATCATTGCCTGCCCGTGCTGAAGAAGTGCGGTCTCGAAGGCACATAAGGCTTGCGCTATTAACGGCTCGTTTTCCACCTGGCCGGCACATAGGAGGAGATAATTTTTGAATACGCTGAGTGACAATGTGGAAACACTTGAGCTTGTCTTTGGAAGAATGTAATTGGGAAGTGCTTCCTGGAAAATAAGTAACAATAGAGTGTCATTCAAGGATAGGCTTCAATAAAAAGTGTCGACTGGGTTCTACGTTAACTGTGGCCCGCGGGGGTCTACTACGTGACTGTATTGGGTAAGCCCAAGTTTACTGACGCTGGTCGGACTGGCCAAGTACAaattatataccgtattttccgcactaaaaggcgcacctaaaagccttccgttttcttaaaagctcacagcgcacctTAAAATACTATGCGCCTTGTGTACGGTCATtgcggtaatatgtcaaccccaaaatggctccttgctagagacgtGCTTataacgcagagttcaaacttcaggcgatcgggttacgcagttgaacacggcaATAGAGctgcggcaagagagttcaatgttaacgagttaatgttataacttgctgttggttaagtgaaccgtGTCGCTgctaagttttactgacatctgatcggtgctatataaatcagggtgtagtgtactgtagtgttctgttggcatttccttgagcgtagctccatctagtggatgcattgtcgaTTGTGTATTATAATGcccaatacatgaaaaaaaaagacaaaataggccattcattgaaggtgtgcctcatcATCCATGCCG
This sequence is a window from Hippocampus zosterae strain Florida chromosome 14, ASM2543408v3, whole genome shotgun sequence. Protein-coding genes within it:
- the mocs1 gene encoding molybdenum cofactor biosynthesis protein 1 isoform X2, with the protein product MPEEGVKLTPRGQLLSTTEVLTLARLFVKEGVDKIRLTGGEPLIRPDVLDIIAELRKLEGLKTIAVTTNGMNLAKLLPLLKDAGLDLINISLDSMVPAKFEFIVRRKGFHKVMEGIDKAIEMGYEPVKVNCVIMRGLNEDELLDFVGLTEKKPLEVRFIEYMPFDGNKWNFKKMVSYQEMLDHIRQQWPDLESLQTGQSDTAKTFKVPGFKGQVGFITSMSDHFCGSCNRLRITADGNLKVCLFGNSEVSLRDVLRSGASDEDLLQIIGAAVGRKKKQHAGMFNISQMKNRPMILIGSTSQLHSSKDKLKCFHIVTQRIQKLSPPMCRPGGKRAVNSASLMCLRDRTSSARAGNDRCSTNEVSGSSHLNVKKQTEPFIKVEQHSYDFKDGQTPHDHTKPQTNDRLRHLPGHLLMKAKVICTQHSVRQYHNDTSSQDPHISLSTSEPCGPHLDGTPEDRLTHTDAQGRARMVDVGNKTPTRRAAKARATVLLGPIAFGLLQKNQLAKGNAMAVAQLAGIMGSKQTSALIPLCHPLPLDSISVTLDLDEQRNAVDVSATCRTTGRTGVEMEALTAVSIAALTIYDMCKAVSHDIIITDIQLQSKTGGKRDFLRP